The following proteins are encoded in a genomic region of Natrinema sp. DC36:
- a CDS encoding metallophosphoesterase translates to MIAILSDTHSRRGHELEGEALIAAREADTVIHAGDFTTETALEAFQNECDRLFAVHGNADEPAVCDRLPTARVVEAGGVRFAVTHRRDGGETGLAMFGRSRGADVVVFGHSHRPTVVETDDLTLLNPGSHADPRGNQPGFATLEERDDGGLEGSIRDPDGTVLESLEIRPA, encoded by the coding sequence ATGATCGCGATCCTCTCGGACACGCACAGCCGCCGCGGCCACGAACTCGAGGGCGAGGCCCTAATTGCGGCCCGCGAGGCCGATACCGTCATCCACGCCGGTGATTTTACGACCGAAACAGCCCTCGAGGCGTTCCAGAACGAGTGCGACCGGCTGTTCGCGGTTCACGGAAACGCCGACGAGCCGGCGGTGTGTGACCGACTGCCGACGGCCCGCGTCGTCGAGGCGGGCGGCGTTCGATTCGCCGTCACGCACCGACGGGACGGCGGCGAGACGGGGCTCGCCATGTTTGGTCGATCGAGGGGGGCCGACGTCGTCGTCTTCGGGCACAGCCACCGGCCGACGGTCGTCGAAACCGACGATCTCACCCTGTTGAACCCCGGTAGTCACGCCGATCCGCGCGGGAATCAGCCGGGGTTCGCTACCCTCGAGGAGCGCGATGACGGCGGCCTCGAGGGCTCGATTCGGGACCCGGACGGGACGGTGCTCGAGTCGCTCGAGATCCGACCGGCGTGA
- a CDS encoding cation diffusion facilitator family transporter: MASSTSVVLAALFANGAIAILKFGGYLLTGSPAMLSETYHSISDTGNQIFLLVGIKYGAQEANRSHPFGHGKAQFFYSLLVSVMLFGIAGWESARHGYSALQEGGVHRASEDVTLLGTQIDPIFVNYAVLIGAIAFESYALWKAYQGMSRQMDEYGWSSFREAFSKTSDVTTLTALTEDSIALAGAGIALFGIYLARATGNPMYDAGAALVIGIMLMGFAVALAWENKRLIIGESLSEDAEDDLRRIIADWEGVTELVDLRTVYFGAEELLVTADVAFEPDLDAETINERITEIELALMDHDGQVQKVYIEPET; encoded by the coding sequence ATGGCCAGTAGCACCTCCGTCGTGCTCGCCGCACTGTTCGCGAACGGCGCGATCGCGATTCTGAAGTTCGGCGGATATCTGTTGACCGGGAGTCCCGCGATGCTATCGGAGACGTATCACTCGATCTCGGACACGGGCAACCAGATCTTCCTGCTGGTCGGAATCAAGTACGGCGCGCAGGAAGCCAATCGGTCCCATCCGTTCGGCCACGGCAAAGCGCAGTTCTTCTACAGCCTGCTCGTCAGCGTCATGCTCTTCGGTATCGCCGGCTGGGAGAGCGCCAGACACGGCTACAGCGCGCTGCAGGAGGGCGGCGTCCACCGGGCCAGCGAGGACGTTACGCTGCTCGGAACGCAGATCGACCCGATCTTCGTCAACTACGCCGTGTTGATCGGGGCAATCGCCTTCGAGTCCTACGCGCTCTGGAAGGCTTATCAGGGAATGAGCCGCCAGATGGACGAGTACGGCTGGTCGAGCTTCCGCGAGGCGTTCAGCAAGACCAGCGACGTGACGACGCTGACCGCGCTCACCGAGGACTCCATCGCGCTCGCCGGCGCGGGGATCGCCCTCTTCGGGATCTACCTCGCTCGAGCCACCGGCAATCCGATGTACGACGCCGGCGCGGCGCTCGTCATCGGGATCATGCTCATGGGCTTTGCCGTCGCGCTGGCCTGGGAGAACAAGCGACTCATCATCGGCGAGAGCCTCTCGGAAGACGCCGAGGATGACCTCCGGCGGATCATCGCCGATTGGGAGGGCGTGACCGAACTGGTCGACCTCCGGACGGTCTACTTCGGTGCCGAGGAACTGCTCGTCACCGCCGACGTCGCGTTCGAGCCCGATCTGGACGCCGAGACGATCAACGAGCGCATCACGGAGATCGAACTCGCACTGATGGATCACGACGGTCAGGTGCAGAAAGTCTACATCGAACCCGAAACCTGA